From the Mycobacteriales bacterium genome, one window contains:
- a CDS encoding IPT/TIG domain-containing protein → MTGLARVSAAPRVPSTATRLGRVAPSVAVSGDVALKPRDPAALTAAATAVSTPSSPAYRHYLPAGKFRSTYGPTATSIAEVEAALRAAHLRIGSVSGNGMLISFSGTAAQAEAAFHGSLATFRLSSGRVGMQMTSAPKLPATIASQVAGVIGLSTLARPVSSIEHWTKQGAGHEIPLDRHPLLTHAPGAPDPCAAAVENANEENGLTYDHLAHAYGLDGLFNAGDLGAGQHIAVYELYPYSASDVSTFDTCYFGTAGAVAMVGRLNSILVDGGAGTGVGAGSDEADLDVEDVSAFAPDADIDVYTGPPTNTGYLDTYNQIVTQDTDQFVTSSYGSEWCEQQTLAYEPGLVDTENQIFEEAALQGQTVLNAAGDSGSDECAPNGSPLPESPYVSAGDPSSQPFVTSVGGTAVIDDSNRPTEQVWNDGNYGGSGGGGTSALWSAPSWQQSAIASIDPSVFAAAYGSGASFGSGEDQPCPQATSTDDTVCRTVPDVTAEADEYTGAPGIYDHEFGGWVDFGGTSSSTPLWAAMLADVQASAGCQSSGPLGFISPKLYAIGANASEAAASFNDVTTGNNDDYAISGGQFFPATTGYDLASGLGSPRLTARSGKPALAAYLCAMGPSTAPAISGLSPTVEPLDPSGTLTISGTNFTGATAVSIGGYQVPTADFTVASDSEIDVTPPPPASSLTGGDPGETGAGPAIVSVTGPGGTSAMAGSASRLEYVDTSASSSVPSVGFISGDIGAQAGGNTVTVYGSGFERSGTSDVEAVTVGGLPASSYTVLSADKMTVTIPAYQSGRTSCAGIDLHPDTELCQTQLVVTGSAGSSSTTPIVPLYEGSTDGSTPCTGCASLPARTEYDYTPAPTVTSLSTTYLSELGFNVVSIYGQGFAYPGYDWTLIGSPTSAASQNYFALSVTPNEIDLLPNGTNNFSVNSLHKSLRVVTAAGTSAPTPVIYAGIPKVTSVSPAAGPAGGGTTITVTGEGLDAVAPSAGGYLEYVDDNIGLPRDQLSGITVASSTSLTATTPQVLAGTDEVTACTVSGCSFLRGNPDSPAAKSTSFVFYLPGNPVVTAVVPHHGPASGANLVEIRGHNLSNPVSVMFGKRAAVVADDEFGPSASANSIEVQPPPGTPKKVVNVVVTTAESEYAPGGAPSAITATTTYRYVVSPPSAPQSMKTKERTDSLVVSWVRPLVNGGAPITGYRIIIRPLNLFSRKQPKPVKFRVGPHVRSDVIHLHPEVYIAEVKALNKHGAGPAAFVLYPKRLNEEL, encoded by the coding sequence ATGACGGGCCTGGCGCGGGTCAGCGCGGCTCCCCGGGTGCCGTCGACCGCGACCCGGCTGGGTCGGGTTGCGCCGTCGGTAGCGGTCAGCGGTGACGTGGCCCTCAAGCCTCGCGACCCGGCCGCGTTGACCGCCGCCGCGACGGCTGTGTCGACGCCGTCCTCGCCGGCGTACCGCCATTACTTACCGGCGGGGAAGTTCCGTTCGACCTACGGCCCGACCGCGACCTCGATCGCCGAGGTCGAGGCGGCCCTGCGGGCGGCGCATCTGCGGATCGGCTCGGTCTCGGGCAACGGCATGCTCATCTCCTTCAGCGGCACGGCTGCGCAAGCCGAGGCCGCCTTCCACGGCAGCCTCGCGACGTTCCGGCTCAGCAGCGGGCGGGTCGGCATGCAGATGACCTCCGCGCCGAAGCTGCCGGCAACCATCGCGTCCCAGGTGGCCGGTGTGATCGGGCTGAGCACCCTGGCGCGGCCGGTCAGCAGCATCGAGCACTGGACGAAGCAAGGTGCCGGCCATGAGATCCCGCTGGATCGCCACCCGTTGCTGACCCACGCCCCCGGAGCTCCGGATCCCTGCGCAGCGGCGGTCGAGAATGCGAACGAAGAGAACGGGCTGACCTACGACCACCTCGCCCACGCCTACGGGCTCGACGGCCTGTTCAATGCAGGCGACCTCGGCGCCGGACAACACATTGCGGTGTACGAGCTCTACCCGTACTCCGCCTCCGACGTGTCGACCTTCGACACCTGTTACTTCGGCACCGCCGGCGCGGTGGCGATGGTCGGCCGGCTGAACTCGATCCTCGTCGACGGAGGCGCAGGGACGGGTGTGGGCGCAGGCTCCGACGAGGCAGATCTCGACGTCGAGGACGTCTCCGCCTTCGCACCCGATGCGGACATAGACGTCTACACCGGGCCGCCGACGAACACCGGCTACCTCGACACCTACAACCAGATCGTCACCCAGGACACCGACCAGTTCGTCACTTCCAGCTACGGCAGCGAGTGGTGCGAGCAGCAGACCCTCGCCTACGAACCCGGACTGGTCGACACCGAGAACCAGATCTTCGAAGAGGCGGCCCTCCAGGGCCAGACGGTGCTCAACGCGGCCGGTGACAGCGGGTCGGACGAGTGCGCCCCCAACGGCAGCCCTCTCCCGGAGTCGCCGTACGTGTCGGCCGGGGACCCGTCGAGCCAGCCGTTCGTGACCTCGGTCGGCGGCACCGCAGTCATCGACGACTCGAACCGCCCCACCGAGCAGGTATGGAACGACGGCAACTACGGCGGCTCCGGCGGTGGCGGCACGTCGGCCCTGTGGAGCGCGCCGAGCTGGCAGCAGTCAGCGATCGCGAGCATCGACCCGTCGGTGTTCGCCGCTGCCTACGGCTCCGGCGCAAGCTTCGGTAGCGGTGAAGACCAACCGTGCCCGCAGGCCACATCAACGGATGACACCGTCTGCCGCACCGTTCCGGACGTCACCGCGGAGGCCGACGAATACACCGGCGCTCCGGGCATATACGACCACGAGTTCGGTGGCTGGGTCGACTTCGGCGGGACGTCGTCGTCCACCCCGTTGTGGGCGGCCATGCTCGCCGACGTCCAGGCCTCGGCGGGGTGCCAGTCCTCCGGACCGCTCGGGTTCATCAGCCCGAAGCTCTACGCCATCGGCGCGAACGCCAGCGAGGCGGCCGCGTCGTTCAACGACGTGACGACGGGCAACAACGACGACTACGCGATCAGCGGCGGCCAGTTCTTCCCGGCGACGACCGGATACGACCTCGCTTCCGGTCTCGGCTCACCGCGCCTCACTGCGCGGAGCGGCAAACCCGCACTCGCCGCTTACCTGTGTGCGATGGGACCGAGCACCGCGCCCGCGATCAGCGGCCTGAGCCCCACGGTCGAGCCGCTCGATCCGAGCGGGACGCTCACGATCAGCGGGACGAACTTCACCGGCGCCACCGCGGTCTCGATCGGCGGCTACCAGGTCCCGACCGCAGACTTCACGGTCGCGAGCGACAGCGAGATCGACGTCACCCCGCCGCCACCGGCCTCGAGCCTGACCGGCGGCGACCCCGGCGAGACCGGCGCTGGTCCGGCGATCGTCAGCGTCACCGGACCCGGCGGGACGTCGGCGATGGCCGGCTCGGCGAGCCGGCTCGAGTACGTCGACACCTCTGCATCCAGCTCGGTGCCGAGCGTCGGCTTCATCTCTGGCGACATCGGTGCTCAAGCCGGCGGAAACACGGTGACGGTCTACGGCTCGGGCTTCGAGCGGAGCGGCACGAGCGACGTGGAGGCGGTCACGGTCGGTGGCCTGCCTGCGAGCTCCTACACCGTGCTGTCCGCGGACAAGATGACCGTGACGATTCCGGCGTACCAGAGCGGCAGGACCAGCTGCGCGGGCATCGACCTTCATCCCGACACCGAGCTGTGCCAGACCCAGCTCGTCGTCACCGGGTCGGCCGGTTCGAGCTCGACGACTCCCATCGTGCCGCTCTACGAAGGCTCGACCGACGGCAGTACGCCGTGTACGGGTTGCGCGTCGTTGCCGGCTCGAACCGAGTACGACTACACCCCGGCGCCGACTGTGACGTCCCTGTCGACGACCTACTTGAGCGAGCTCGGGTTCAACGTCGTGTCGATCTATGGGCAGGGCTTTGCCTATCCGGGGTACGACTGGACGCTGATCGGGTCGCCAACCAGCGCCGCCTCGCAGAACTACTTCGCGCTGTCGGTGACTCCGAACGAGATCGACCTGCTCCCCAACGGGACGAACAACTTCAGCGTGAACAGCCTGCACAAGTCGTTGCGAGTCGTGACCGCAGCCGGCACGTCCGCGCCGACACCCGTGATCTACGCAGGGATCCCGAAGGTCACCTCGGTGAGCCCGGCCGCCGGTCCGGCCGGCGGCGGGACCACCATCACGGTGACCGGCGAGGGCCTGGATGCGGTCGCGCCGAGCGCCGGCGGCTATCTCGAGTACGTGGACGACAACATCGGCCTGCCCCGCGACCAGCTCTCCGGAATCACGGTCGCGAGCAGCACCTCGCTCACGGCGACCACCCCACAAGTGCTCGCGGGCACGGACGAGGTGACCGCGTGCACCGTTTCCGGGTGTTCGTTCCTGAGGGGTAACCCCGACAGCCCGGCGGCGAAGAGCACGAGCTTCGTCTTCTATCTGCCGGGAAACCCGGTGGTGACGGCGGTCGTGCCGCACCACGGGCCGGCTTCTGGCGCGAACCTCGTCGAGATCAGGGGTCACAACCTGAGCAACCCGGTCTCGGTGATGTTCGGCAAGCGCGCGGCGGTCGTCGCCGACGATGAGTTCGGTCCGTCGGCGTCGGCGAACTCGATCGAGGTGCAACCACCACCCGGCACACCCAAGAAGGTCGTCAATGTCGTTGTGACGACAGCAGAAAGCGAGTACGCCCCCGGCGGCGCACCGAGCGCGATCACGGCGACGACGACGTACCGGTACGTCGTCAGCCCGCCGTCGGCACCGCAGAGCATGAAGACGAAGGAGCGGACCGACTCACTCGTGGTGTCGTGGGTGCGCCCGCTGGTCAACGGCGGTGCGCCGATCACCGGCTACCGGATCATCATCAGGCCGCTGAACCTGTTCTCGCGCAAGCAACCCAAACCGGTCAAGTTCCGGGTGGGCCCACACGTCCGCTCGGACGTGATCCACCTGCATCCGGAGGTGTACATCGCGGAGGTGAAGGCGCTGAACAAGCACGGCGCCGGACCGGCCGCGTTCGTGCTGTACCCGAAGCGGCTCAATGAGGAGCTCTAA
- a CDS encoding bacterial proteasome activator family protein: MTAPTDRPQPPFRVVTVGPDGAPVEDPDSPDGPQPEADGEAVSEMVEQPAKVMRIGSMIKQLLEEVRAAPLDDASRLRLKEIHESSIKELSSGLAPELREELERLSLPFTADDIPSDAELRIAQAQLVGWLEGLFHGIQATLFAQQMAARAQLEEMRHRALPPGQSQGQQQQGLYL, translated from the coding sequence ATGACTGCACCGACCGACCGCCCCCAGCCGCCGTTCCGCGTCGTCACCGTCGGGCCGGACGGCGCTCCGGTCGAGGACCCCGACTCGCCGGACGGCCCGCAGCCCGAAGCGGACGGTGAAGCCGTCAGCGAGATGGTCGAGCAGCCGGCCAAGGTCATGCGGATCGGCTCGATGATCAAGCAGTTGCTCGAGGAGGTTCGCGCCGCGCCGCTCGACGACGCGAGCCGGCTGCGGTTGAAGGAGATCCACGAGAGCTCGATCAAGGAGCTGTCCAGCGGGCTGGCGCCCGAGCTGCGCGAGGAGCTCGAACGGCTGTCGCTGCCGTTCACGGCGGACGACATCCCATCCGACGCCGAGCTGCGGATCGCCCAGGCACAGCTGGTCGGCTGGCTCGAGGGGCTTTTCCACGGGATCCAGGCGACGCTGTTCGCCCAGCAGATGGCAGCACGCGCGCAGCTGGAGGAGATGCGCCATCGCGCGCTCCCGCCCGGGCAGAGCCAAGGCCAGCAACAGCAAGGCCTCTACCTGTAG
- a CDS encoding GNAT family N-acetyltransferase: protein MDAAGRLRSVTAEDAETILDLVLLSDLAEVGEPNTTIDEVRTDLANDQLVAAVVESPDGELLGYSWVERFPGHPSLFGDIIVRPGTDETVMAALFDWVRATTKDLGRDLPINLFANSKNAVKRQIYERAGATVIRRFYRMVATFDEPPVIPDLPAGVRLEPVRRSDEDLHDMWEITDLAFLDHFDPIREPYERWLAHTVNGVCPDLSLWWFATVDGARVAGLYAAEMPEAGYIDVLGTLRDYRGRGLGKLLLLNAFAEFYRRGYRKVALGVDASSLTNAVRLYESVGMEVKYEGLRYELA, encoded by the coding sequence ATGGATGCCGCCGGACGCCTGCGCTCGGTCACCGCCGAGGACGCGGAGACGATTCTGGACTTGGTCCTCCTTTCCGACCTGGCCGAGGTCGGCGAGCCCAACACCACGATCGACGAAGTGCGGACCGACCTGGCAAACGACCAGCTCGTGGCGGCGGTCGTCGAGAGCCCCGACGGGGAGCTGCTCGGCTACTCATGGGTGGAACGCTTCCCGGGTCACCCGAGCCTGTTCGGGGACATCATCGTTCGACCCGGCACCGACGAGACCGTGATGGCGGCATTGTTCGACTGGGTCAGGGCGACCACGAAGGACCTTGGGCGGGATCTGCCGATCAACCTGTTCGCGAACTCCAAGAACGCCGTCAAGCGGCAGATCTACGAGCGCGCCGGCGCCACGGTCATCCGGCGCTTCTACCGCATGGTGGCCACGTTTGACGAACCACCGGTCATCCCCGACCTGCCGGCTGGTGTTCGGTTGGAGCCGGTACGCCGCAGCGACGAGGACCTGCACGACATGTGGGAGATCACCGACCTCGCCTTTCTCGACCACTTCGACCCGATCCGCGAGCCGTACGAACGGTGGCTCGCGCACACGGTGAACGGGGTCTGCCCTGACCTCTCGTTGTGGTGGTTCGCGACCGTCGACGGCGCACGCGTCGCTGGCCTCTATGCGGCGGAGATGCCGGAGGCCGGCTACATCGACGTGCTCGGGACGCTGCGCGACTACCGCGGTCGCGGGCTCGGAAAGTTGTTGCTGCTCAACGCTTTTGCCGAGTTCTATCGGCGTGGCTACCGCAAGGTCGCGCTCGGCGTCGATGCGAGCAGCCTGACCAATGCGGTCCGGCTCTATGAGTCGGTCGGCATGGAGGTCAAGTACGAAGGGCTGCGTTACGAGCTGGCTTGA
- a CDS encoding acyl-CoA dehydrogenase family protein yields MSQVSEKQARQVAEAARETEWKLPSFGKELFLGNFRLDLIHPQPAQSPEMIERGEAFLAELRAFLENKVDPFAIERDAKIPDDVVEGLKELGALGMKIPTQYGGLGLSQVYYNKALALAGVWHSAISTMLSAHQSIGLPQPLMLFGSDEQKSEWLPKLARTHISAFLLTEPDVGSDPARLSVTATPSEDGSSYTISGTKLWATNGAFADVVVVMAMVPKSEGHRGGITAFIVPCDAPGVTVTHRNAFMGLRGIENSVTVFDGVTIPASNVIGGEGIGLKIALTTLNTGRLSLPAICASVSKYCLKIVREWGTQRIQWGVPVGKHDAVAQKIAEIAGTAFGIEAMLDVSSRLADEHRNDIRIEAALAKLYGSEMAWLAVDQMMQVRGGRGYESAESLRARGEKPVPAEQLLRDMRINRIFEGSTEIMHLLIAREAVDQHLQIAGDIIEPDVPLGDKARTAAKAGSFYGRWLPKLAAGKGTNPTSYAEFGELAEHLRFAERNCRKLARSTFYGMSRWQGGLEKKQAFLGRIVDIGAELYAIASACVYADTLGREDSEHRAEYAELADLFCNQARRRVDRLLHDLWFNNDADNYRAATKVLDGRYTMFERSIIDPAGEGPMMPGQASS; encoded by the coding sequence GTGAGCCAGGTCAGCGAGAAACAAGCCCGCCAGGTTGCCGAAGCAGCGCGAGAGACCGAGTGGAAGCTCCCGAGCTTCGGCAAGGAGCTGTTCCTCGGCAACTTCCGGCTCGATCTGATCCACCCGCAACCGGCCCAGAGCCCCGAGATGATCGAGCGTGGTGAGGCATTCCTCGCCGAGCTGCGGGCGTTCCTCGAGAACAAGGTCGACCCGTTCGCGATCGAGCGGGACGCCAAGATCCCGGACGACGTGGTCGAGGGCTTGAAGGAGCTCGGCGCCCTCGGGATGAAGATCCCGACCCAGTACGGCGGGCTCGGGCTCAGCCAGGTCTACTACAACAAGGCGCTCGCGCTGGCCGGCGTCTGGCACAGCGCAATCTCGACAATGCTCTCGGCGCACCAGTCGATCGGGCTTCCGCAGCCGCTCATGCTGTTCGGCTCCGACGAGCAGAAGTCGGAGTGGCTTCCGAAGCTCGCCCGGACCCACATCAGCGCCTTTCTGCTGACCGAGCCGGACGTCGGCTCCGACCCGGCGCGGCTGTCCGTCACCGCGACACCCAGCGAGGACGGCTCGTCGTACACGATCAGCGGCACCAAGCTCTGGGCGACGAACGGCGCGTTCGCGGATGTCGTCGTCGTGATGGCGATGGTGCCGAAGAGCGAGGGCCACCGCGGCGGCATCACGGCGTTCATCGTCCCGTGCGACGCCCCGGGCGTCACCGTCACGCACCGCAACGCATTCATGGGGTTACGCGGGATCGAGAACTCGGTGACCGTCTTCGATGGCGTCACGATTCCCGCTTCGAACGTGATCGGCGGCGAAGGCATCGGGTTGAAGATCGCGCTGACCACCCTCAACACCGGCCGGCTGTCGCTCCCGGCGATCTGCGCGAGCGTGAGCAAGTACTGCCTGAAGATCGTTCGCGAGTGGGGGACGCAGCGGATCCAATGGGGAGTGCCGGTCGGGAAGCACGATGCAGTCGCCCAGAAGATCGCCGAGATCGCCGGCACGGCGTTCGGGATCGAGGCCATGCTCGATGTTTCGAGCCGGCTCGCCGACGAGCACCGCAACGACATTCGCATCGAGGCCGCTCTCGCCAAGCTCTACGGGTCCGAGATGGCCTGGCTGGCGGTCGACCAGATGATGCAGGTGCGCGGCGGGCGCGGCTACGAGTCCGCCGAGTCGCTGCGCGCCCGTGGCGAGAAGCCGGTGCCGGCCGAGCAGCTGCTCCGCGACATGCGCATCAACCGGATCTTCGAGGGCTCGACCGAGATCATGCATCTGCTGATCGCGCGCGAGGCGGTGGACCAGCACCTGCAGATCGCCGGCGACATCATCGAGCCGGACGTGCCGCTCGGCGACAAGGCCCGGACCGCTGCGAAGGCCGGCAGCTTCTACGGCCGTTGGCTGCCGAAGCTCGCGGCCGGCAAGGGGACCAACCCGACGTCGTACGCCGAGTTCGGCGAGCTCGCCGAGCACCTGCGCTTCGCCGAGCGCAACTGCCGCAAGCTGGCCCGCTCGACGTTCTACGGGATGAGCCGCTGGCAGGGCGGCCTGGAGAAGAAGCAAGCGTTCCTCGGCCGGATCGTCGACATCGGCGCCGAGCTCTACGCGATCGCGAGCGCATGCGTCTATGCCGACACGCTCGGTCGCGAGGACAGCGAGCACCGGGCGGAGTACGCCGAGCTCGCCGACCTGTTCTGCAACCAGGCGCGGCGACGGGTCGACCGGCTCCTGCACGACCTCTGGTTCAACAACGACGCGGACAACTACCGCGCAGCGACCAAGGTGCTTGACGGGCGCTACACGATGTTCGAGCGCAGCATCATCGACCCGGCCGGCGAGGGCCCGATGATGCCGGGTCAAGCCAGCTCGTAA